Proteins co-encoded in one Christiangramia fulva genomic window:
- a CDS encoding ferritin-like domain-containing protein, with translation MRNLEDLFEHQLKDLYNAEGQLVNAIPKMASSAHNGDLRKAFEDHLKETRNHIERLREVCKELDIDPKGEECKAMSGIIREGEEFIEKDTDPDVKDAGLIAEAQRVEHYEIAGYGTLVQFAEELGYDDIADKLAETLNEEKIADEKLNNLAKDRMNRKAR, from the coding sequence ATGAGAAATTTAGAAGATTTATTCGAACATCAGTTAAAAGATCTATACAATGCGGAAGGCCAGTTAGTCAACGCAATCCCTAAAATGGCTTCTTCGGCGCATAATGGCGACCTTAGAAAAGCCTTTGAAGATCACCTTAAGGAAACCCGTAATCATATTGAACGCTTGCGTGAAGTGTGCAAAGAGCTGGATATCGATCCCAAAGGCGAAGAATGTAAGGCCATGAGTGGTATCATTCGCGAGGGGGAAGAATTTATTGAAAAGGATACCGATCCCGATGTTAAGGATGCCGGACTTATCGCCGAGGCGCAGCGTGTTGAGCATTACGAAATTGCCGGTTACGGTACCCTGGTGCAATTCGCTGAAGAATTAGGCTACGATGATATCGCCGATAAACTGGCGGAAACTTTGAATGAAGAAAAAATAGCCGATGAAAAACTGAATAATCTGGCCAAAGACCGGATGAACCGAAAAGCCAGATAA